A region from the Acinetobacter sp. WCHA45 genome encodes:
- a CDS encoding plasmid replication DNA-binding protein encodes MSNISINQASKLFKVSRNTIYARIKKGEITKNSDGNVSVQDMMRLFGNKADKKATEQAVSELLNTVNNTEQLIEQPKSNNEQLLQQKIEQLEGQVEQLEKQLEYVKANEAWLKQQLDQKLIEHKNHEKKGLLGRLFG; translated from the coding sequence ATGAGCAATATTTCAATTAATCAGGCAAGTAAACTGTTCAAGGTTAGCCGTAATACTATCTATGCTCGCATTAAGAAAGGTGAGATAACCAAAAACAGCGATGGTAATGTTTCTGTTCAAGATATGATGCGTTTATTTGGAAATAAGGCAGATAAGAAAGCGACAGAACAGGCTGTCAGTGAGCTATTGAACACTGTAAATAATACTGAGCAGTTAATTGAGCAACCTAAAAGCAATAATGAACAGCTTTTACAGCAAAAAATTGAACAATTGGAAGGACAAGTTGAACAACTTGAAAAGCAATTAGAGTACGTCAAAGCAAACGAAGCTTGGCTTAAACAGCAATTAGATCAGAAGCTCATAGAACATAAGAATCATGAAAAGAAAGGGCTGTTAGGTCGTTTATTTGGATAA
- a CDS encoding type II toxin-antitoxin system RelE/ParE family toxin: protein MPQVVYTEESKQDLVRFANFLVANEAKEQAKAVITVILSNVKKLEEFPLIGRIYPIENKDFRELKIKYGSSGYVCLYSFDPITDIVLVHAFRHQRELGYSAF, encoded by the coding sequence ATGCCACAAGTAGTTTATACCGAAGAATCTAAACAAGATTTAGTGCGTTTTGCTAATTTTTTGGTAGCAAATGAAGCAAAGGAACAGGCAAAAGCGGTAATCACTGTTATTTTGTCGAACGTGAAAAAGTTAGAAGAATTTCCCTTAATTGGGCGAATATATCCAATTGAGAATAAGGATTTTAGAGAACTTAAAATTAAATATGGCAGTAGTGGCTATGTTTGTTTGTACTCTTTCGATCCAATAACCGACATTGTTTTAGTCCACGCTTTTAGACATCAAAGAGAATTAGGATATTCCGCTTTCTAA
- a CDS encoding replication initiation protein: MQQLSLGLEQFTGNLPNKPYCSDNMDFGLQIRPKHLALLKRYIQPNHPYYTHFFVFDLDYPTAYIDFFYSMVGVPVPNLIVENPENGHAHYVYQLKTPIYHTNASNDKPIKYGNAVYLALRSVLNADISYSGLITKNAVHKHWRTHVLREQPYTLDQLSERLDLTTRQINKQIKVDEAVGLGRNCCVFHTVRHWAYVEVRQYRGRDNKFNQWLESVIAQCCSINAQFTDPLQYNEVKGIAKSIARWVWKRDGYAYQEFIDRQTRKGQLGGKAKAEAYNAKRAQAVRLKGKGLNNTQIAKQLGVARYTVIRWLDGVSQ; this comes from the coding sequence ATGCAACAATTATCATTAGGCTTAGAACAATTTACAGGCAATCTTCCCAACAAGCCCTATTGCTCAGACAATATGGATTTCGGGTTACAGATTCGTCCTAAGCATTTAGCTTTGCTTAAACGCTATATTCAGCCTAATCACCCCTATTACACGCATTTCTTTGTTTTTGATTTGGACTATCCAACAGCATACATTGATTTCTTTTATTCAATGGTAGGCGTACCAGTTCCTAATTTAATCGTAGAGAATCCAGAAAATGGACATGCTCACTACGTCTATCAGCTAAAAACTCCTATCTATCACACTAATGCAAGCAACGATAAGCCCATAAAGTACGGTAATGCTGTCTATTTGGCTCTTAGATCTGTATTGAATGCAGATATTAGTTACAGCGGACTTATTACTAAAAACGCTGTACATAAGCATTGGCGTACCCATGTTTTACGTGAACAACCTTACACACTTGATCAGCTTTCTGAACGCTTAGACTTAACAACAAGGCAAATCAATAAACAAATCAAAGTTGATGAAGCTGTAGGGCTTGGTCGCAACTGCTGTGTGTTCCATACAGTACGACATTGGGCTTATGTTGAGGTGCGACAATATCGAGGTCGAGATAACAAGTTCAATCAGTGGCTTGAATCAGTCATTGCTCAATGCTGTTCAATCAATGCTCAATTCACTGATCCATTGCAGTACAACGAAGTGAAAGGCATTGCTAAATCTATTGCTCGTTGGGTATGGAAACGTGATGGCTACGCTTACCAAGAGTTTATTGATCGTCAGACACGTAAAGGGCAGTTAGGTGGTAAAGCTAAAGCTGAAGCATATAACGCTAAACGTGCTCAAGCAGTACGTTTGAAGGGTAAAGGTTTAAACAATACACAGATAGCAAAACAGCTTGGTGTAGCTCGTTATACAGTGATTCGTTGGCTTGATGGGGTGTCACAATAG